One region of Brassica napus cultivar Da-Ae chromosome A10, Da-Ae, whole genome shotgun sequence genomic DNA includes:
- the LOC106430541 gene encoding 50S ribosomal protein L9-like, whose protein sequence is MAHVAQSRNVIRHVVSRGKAFHKSENAIHHPLLFACQGVRYRKLEVILTTGIEKLGKGGETVKVAPGYFRNHLMPKLLAVPNIDKYAHLIREQRKMRNFEEKEEVKVVHKTSEVQTKEFEKAAKRLANANLVLRKLIDKEKFKNRSSKEDKPDVQTPVTKEEIVSEVARQLCVKIDPDNVVLTEPLTTFGEYEVPLKFPKTIPLPPATVQWILKLKVRGH, encoded by the exons ATGGCACATGTCGCGCAAAGCCGAAACGTGATCCGGCATGTAGTATCGAGAGGAAAAGCTTTCCACAAATCGGAAAACGCGATCCATCACCCTCTCCTTTTCGCCTGTCAAGGAGTTCGTTACAGAAAATTGGAAGTGATTCTCACCACG GGCATAGAGAAGCTTGGGAAAGGGGGTGAGACGGTGAAGGTAGCTCCTGGTTACTTCAGGAATCACCTTATGCCTAAGCTCCTTGCTGTCCCCAACATTGACAAGTATGCTCATCTCATCCGTGAGCAGCGCAAG ATGCGTAATTTTGAAGAAAAGGAAGAGGTTAAAGTGGTTCATAAAACTTCTGAAGTTCAGACCAAAGAGTTTGAAAAGGCCGCTAAGCGCCTCGCCAATGCCAacttg GTACTGAGGAAGTTAATTGACAAGGAAAAGTTCAAAAACCGTTCCTCAAAGGAGGATAAACCGGATGTACAAACACCTGTGACAAAGGAAGAGATAGTCTCTGAG GTGGCGAGGCAGCTCTGTGTGAAGATTGATCCGGACAATGTGGTTCTTACGGAGCCATTGACAACTTTTGGCGAGTATGAGGTTCCTTTGAAATTCCCAAAGACTATTCCTTTGCCACCAGCAACTGTTCAGTGGATTCTCAAACTCAAAGTCCGTGGCCATTAA